In one Salipiger abyssi genomic region, the following are encoded:
- a CDS encoding IS256 family transposase yields MTDDRMTLIELVAKQADGDLVREMLAFAAERIMEVEVEARTGAAKGARSPLREVQRNGYRDRDWDTRAGRIALEIPRLRKGSYLPSFLEPRRTAEKALVAVIQEAYVHGVSTRSVDDLVKAMGAGGMSKSQVSRLCVEIDERVNAFLSRPLEGAWPYLWLDATYVKVRESGRIISRAVIIAVAVNEDGKREVLGVATGPSEAETFWTDFLRSLADRGLRGVKLVVSDDHKGLRAAARRVFDATHQRCRVHWMRNALAHAPTKQRTAVAAMLKTIFAQENKADAEAQWEVVADALREKQARLGALMDASRDDVLAYMDFPREHWAQIASTNPLERVNREIKRRSDVIGIFPNDEAIVRLVGALMLETNDEWTVARRYMSLESLARVTDTTTVRLSAVAT; encoded by the coding sequence ATGACCGATGACAGAATGACGCTGATTGAGCTGGTTGCGAAGCAGGCCGATGGCGATCTCGTGCGCGAGATGCTGGCCTTCGCGGCCGAGCGGATCATGGAAGTGGAGGTCGAGGCGCGAACCGGTGCCGCGAAGGGCGCTCGCTCTCCCCTGCGGGAGGTTCAGCGAAACGGTTACCGGGACCGCGACTGGGACACTCGTGCCGGTCGGATCGCGCTGGAAATCCCGCGGCTGAGAAAGGGGAGCTACCTGCCCAGCTTCCTGGAGCCGCGACGGACTGCTGAGAAGGCGCTGGTGGCGGTGATCCAGGAGGCTTACGTCCACGGGGTCTCGACGCGCTCCGTAGACGATCTGGTGAAGGCGATGGGCGCTGGCGGCATGTCGAAGAGCCAAGTCAGTCGCCTTTGTGTCGAAATCGACGAGCGGGTGAATGCATTCCTCTCCCGGCCGCTCGAAGGCGCCTGGCCCTATCTCTGGCTCGACGCGACCTACGTGAAAGTGCGCGAGAGCGGGCGGATCATCAGCCGCGCCGTGATAATAGCGGTAGCTGTGAACGAGGACGGCAAGCGCGAAGTTCTCGGCGTCGCCACCGGTCCATCCGAAGCAGAAACGTTCTGGACCGACTTCCTGCGCTCTCTCGCCGACCGTGGCCTGCGCGGCGTGAAGCTGGTGGTCTCCGATGACCACAAGGGGCTGCGGGCTGCCGCGCGGCGGGTGTTCGACGCGACGCACCAGCGCTGTCGCGTTCACTGGATGAGAAACGCGCTTGCCCATGCTCCGACCAAGCAGCGCACGGCCGTGGCGGCAATGCTGAAGACGATCTTCGCCCAGGAAAACAAGGCGGATGCCGAAGCCCAGTGGGAGGTCGTGGCTGACGCGCTGCGCGAGAAGCAGGCGCGGCTCGGCGCCCTCATGGACGCCTCGCGCGACGACGTCCTCGCCTACATGGATTTTCCACGTGAGCATTGGGCCCAGATCGCGTCGACGAACCCACTGGAGCGGGTGAACCGGGAGATCAAGCGCAGGTCTGACGTCATCGGCATCTTCCCGAACGACGAGGCCATCGTCCGTCTCGTCGGCGCGCTGATGCTCGAGACCAATGACGAATGGACGGTTGCGCGGAGATACATGTCGCTTGAAAGCCTGGCGCGTGTCACCGACACTACAACCGTCAGGCTGTCCGCCGTGGCGACCTGA
- a CDS encoding molybdopterin-dependent oxidoreductase, with amino-acid sequence MSSDIATQRIVGIVDVVPMAISLAEFAETSTAATAGYDALDVTRSATSPLRSADSASKLEALIVADDDMLAGHFGLTEIGDLEAVFTDDNVVASRCTTEHVDHAQMEPLNTVASFSADELGAKVWLGSQWETVSIGLTAWVLGTIPDCIQFYAVQTGATPEQSKNLIRNLLRDALPLLRASVRPVMLVLCSWASSTTIGYDRRRSVTPTHCRTMTAALQRRIIRSPHDRFWRSPSWNAVTRFLTAT; translated from the coding sequence ATGAGCTCCGATATTGCCACGCAGAGGATTGTCGGGATCGTCGACGTCGTTCCCATGGCTATCTCCCTGGCTGAGTTCGCCGAGACATCCACGGCGGCGACTGCAGGGTACGATGCGCTGGACGTGACCCGGAGCGCGACTTCCCCTCTCCGATCTGCCGACAGCGCCAGCAAACTTGAGGCACTGATAGTTGCCGACGACGACATGCTGGCCGGTCACTTCGGCTTGACCGAAATCGGCGACCTCGAGGCAGTTTTCACCGACGACAATGTTGTCGCCTCGCGCTGCACGACAGAGCATGTCGACCACGCACAGATGGAGCCGCTGAACACTGTTGCTTCGTTTAGCGCAGACGAGCTCGGCGCAAAAGTCTGGTTGGGAAGCCAGTGGGAGACCGTTTCGATAGGCCTGACGGCTTGGGTTCTGGGCACGATTCCCGATTGCATCCAGTTCTACGCGGTTCAGACAGGAGCGACGCCCGAACAAAGTAAGAACCTCATCCGCAACCTATTGCGTGATGCATTACCCCTGTTACGAGCCTCAGTGCGTCCGGTGATGTTGGTCCTGTGCTCGTGGGCGTCGTCAACTACGATTGGCTACGACCGACGACGATCCGTCACCCCGACGCACTGCAGAACAATGACCGCAGCTTTGCAGCGTCGCATCATTAGATCGCCGCACGATCGATTTTGGCGTTCGCCTTCATGGAACGCAGTAACTCGATTTCTCACAGCGACCTGA
- a CDS encoding LysR family transcriptional regulator has product MAKGPECIEIRHLRYFLAAAEYGSFRKAAAVLDIQPSAISRRIRDLEDRLGASLFHRQSGGVLLTHVGHRYQYRVRKILRNFGEGSQEIAAAGRSEYGRVRIGICSSIASGFLAELLSKYGSQFGDVRLELIDGYPNEHTSEIRKLNLDIAFLTGTRPWPGCERAMMWSEGVFAVLPEYHVLANRAAVRWHDLGDEIFIVSEAAPGQEIYDYLVKNLAELGWHPEIQVQSVSRDTLLPLVALGRGLTLISEAMTVATYPGVVYRPIRGECLPFSAVWSQNNDNPAFRRLLSMARTKSASETGGAVSGYSPAIAQHAAPSQTPDPSP; this is encoded by the coding sequence GTGGCGAAAGGCCCAGAGTGCATAGAGATCCGCCATCTGAGATATTTTCTGGCCGCGGCCGAGTATGGCAGTTTCCGAAAAGCAGCAGCCGTGCTCGACATTCAACCCTCGGCCATCAGCCGTCGTATTCGTGACCTCGAAGATCGACTCGGCGCATCGTTATTCCACCGCCAAAGTGGTGGCGTTTTGCTCACCCATGTCGGCCACCGATACCAGTATCGTGTCCGTAAGATTCTTCGTAACTTTGGAGAAGGCTCACAGGAAATCGCGGCCGCGGGCCGGTCAGAGTATGGACGTGTAAGGATAGGGATCTGTTCATCTATTGCATCGGGTTTTTTGGCTGAGCTTCTCTCGAAGTATGGGTCCCAATTTGGAGACGTCCGACTCGAACTCATCGATGGATATCCCAATGAACATACCTCCGAAATACGCAAACTTAATCTCGACATCGCCTTTCTGACCGGAACCAGACCTTGGCCGGGTTGCGAAAGGGCAATGATGTGGTCAGAGGGTGTTTTCGCAGTTCTACCAGAATACCATGTTTTAGCTAATCGAGCAGCAGTGAGGTGGCACGATCTTGGCGACGAGATCTTTATCGTCAGTGAAGCAGCACCAGGCCAGGAGATCTATGATTATTTGGTGAAGAACCTGGCGGAGCTCGGCTGGCATCCTGAAATACAGGTGCAGTCCGTCAGTCGCGACACTCTGCTACCTTTGGTGGCCCTTGGACGCGGTTTGACGCTCATCAGCGAGGCAATGACCGTGGCAACATATCCCGGTGTTGTCTATCGCCCGATTAGGGGCGAATGCCTTCCGTTCTCAGCTGTATGGTCACAGAACAACGACAACCCCGCCTTCAGACGTCTTTTGAGCATGGCAAGGACAAAGTCAGCATCCGAGACTGGCGGTGCCGTCAGTGGGTATTCCCCGGCAATTGCGCAGCACGCCGCGCCTTCGCAAACCCCCGATCCGTCGCCATGA
- a CDS encoding DUF2274 domain-containing protein: MSKLKLGPLPDDKPVKVTVELPASVHRDLVVYAEVLGRETGQPVADPVRLIVPMLERFMATDRGFAKARRAAQLPGNTH, translated from the coding sequence ATGTCGAAACTGAAGCTTGGGCCGTTGCCCGATGACAAGCCGGTGAAGGTGACGGTGGAGTTGCCCGCGTCCGTTCATCGCGATCTGGTCGTCTATGCCGAGGTGCTGGGACGGGAGACGGGGCAGCCTGTTGCCGATCCTGTCCGGCTGATCGTTCCCATGCTCGAACGGTTCATGGCGACGGATCGGGGGTTTGCGAAGGCGCGGCGTGCTGCGCAATTGCCGGGGAATACCCACTGA
- a CDS encoding TrbI/VirB10 family protein — protein MSDTDPAAPMRLRPDPPRVTRLSRKVLAGVGAVALFGIGGALIYALQTREAGSGGGELYSIDNRPAADGLEGLPSDYTGPVLGPALPGDLGRPILDAQERGVPVGPPPIAGPTVDPDAERRRAEEETARLSGVFFQTASGRATTAGVGVNLPGLGVTEQPEGSRHTAFLNGPVDRQTVASDRIQPPASPYILQAGAVIPAALITGIRSDLPGQITAQVTENVYDSPTGSLLLIPQGTRIIGQYDDGVTFGQRRVLLVWNRLILPGGRSITLERLPGADASGYAGLEDGVDYHWWDLMRAAGLSTLLAIGADLATDDEDRLVQAIRDGAVDTVNQAGQQIVQRQLQVAPTLTIRPGFPVRIIVTRDLVFEPTGG, from the coding sequence ATGAGTGACACCGATCCTGCAGCTCCGATGCGTCTGCGTCCCGATCCGCCCCGCGTGACCAGGCTGTCGCGCAAGGTTCTGGCCGGTGTCGGAGCGGTCGCGCTGTTCGGCATCGGGGGTGCGCTGATCTATGCGCTCCAGACCCGTGAGGCAGGGTCGGGAGGTGGAGAACTCTACTCCATCGACAATCGACCGGCCGCGGACGGCTTGGAAGGGTTGCCGTCCGACTATACCGGACCGGTTCTGGGACCCGCACTGCCCGGTGACCTAGGGCGACCGATCCTCGATGCGCAGGAGCGGGGAGTGCCCGTGGGTCCTCCGCCGATTGCGGGCCCGACCGTCGATCCGGACGCGGAGCGCCGCAGGGCAGAGGAGGAAACCGCGCGTCTGAGCGGTGTCTTCTTTCAGACGGCGTCTGGCAGAGCGACGACGGCCGGGGTCGGCGTGAACCTTCCGGGCCTGGGTGTCACCGAACAACCCGAGGGCAGCCGGCATACGGCTTTCCTCAACGGTCCGGTGGACCGGCAAACCGTCGCATCGGATCGCATTCAGCCGCCAGCCTCGCCGTACATCCTTCAGGCCGGAGCGGTGATCCCGGCCGCGCTGATCACCGGCATTCGCTCCGATCTCCCGGGCCAGATCACCGCGCAGGTCACCGAGAACGTCTATGACAGCCCGACCGGATCGCTGCTGCTGATCCCGCAGGGAACCCGCATCATCGGCCAATACGATGACGGGGTGACGTTCGGCCAACGCCGCGTCCTGCTGGTCTGGAACCGCCTGATCCTGCCCGGAGGCCGGTCCATCACTCTCGAACGTCTGCCAGGAGCGGATGCGAGCGGCTATGCCGGCCTCGAAGATGGCGTTGACTATCACTGGTGGGATCTGATGCGCGCGGCGGGTCTGTCCACGCTGCTCGCGATCGGCGCGGACCTCGCCACCGATGACGAAGACCGCCTGGTCCAGGCGATCCGCGATGGCGCGGTGGACACGGTCAACCAGGCCGGTCAGCAGATTGTCCAGCGTCAGCTGCAGGTCGCGCCGACACTGACCATCCGGCCAGGGTTCCCGGTCAGGATCATCGTCACTCGCGATCTGGTATTCGAACCCACAGGAGGCTGA
- the trbG gene encoding P-type conjugative transfer protein TrbG: protein MIEQHLHATRSPGVNKLTLVALLLSASLLAGCASNRVPEFSYDESVPPLPTPPASTAGEHPRPLHTPPVWTVAHGGAAAGTPTGRVENANAAARVEPRREGYYNAIQIYPWSEGALYQVYAAPGQITNIALEPGERLTGAGPIAAGDTTRWIIGDTESGTGSTARVHILVKPTRDDISTNLVVSTDRRVYMIELRAREALYMPSVAWAYPAAPRGGQQAVATAPTIPAPSARNHRYGLQIQGESPPWRPVSVFDDGRRVYVVFPAGIAQGEMPPLFVLGADGEPQIVNSRIHRNVLIVDRLFGAAELRLGAGDRQQVVRIVRMEEREADARAEGMREGEGRHE, encoded by the coding sequence ATGATTGAACAGCATCTGCATGCAACCAGGTCTCCGGGCGTCAACAAGCTCACCTTGGTGGCCTTGCTGCTTTCCGCGTCCTTGCTCGCGGGGTGTGCCAGTAACAGGGTGCCGGAATTCAGCTACGACGAGTCCGTGCCGCCGCTGCCCACTCCGCCCGCCTCAACGGCCGGGGAACACCCTCGGCCACTGCACACGCCACCCGTTTGGACGGTGGCGCACGGCGGAGCGGCGGCGGGCACACCAACCGGTCGTGTCGAAAACGCCAATGCCGCCGCCCGGGTCGAACCGCGCCGCGAAGGCTATTACAATGCGATCCAGATCTATCCCTGGTCGGAAGGAGCCCTCTATCAGGTCTATGCCGCGCCGGGTCAGATCACCAACATCGCACTCGAGCCGGGCGAGCGTCTGACCGGCGCAGGCCCGATCGCCGCGGGGGATACCACGCGCTGGATCATTGGCGACACAGAGAGCGGGACCGGATCCACCGCCCGCGTCCACATCCTCGTCAAACCGACGCGGGACGACATCTCGACCAATCTGGTGGTCAGCACTGACAGGCGGGTGTACATGATCGAGCTGCGTGCACGCGAGGCGCTCTACATGCCTTCGGTCGCCTGGGCCTATCCGGCAGCGCCGCGTGGTGGGCAACAGGCCGTGGCAACCGCGCCGACCATTCCTGCGCCCTCTGCCCGCAATCATCGCTACGGCTTGCAGATTCAGGGGGAGAGCCCGCCCTGGCGTCCGGTTTCTGTGTTCGACGATGGCCGTCGTGTCTATGTGGTCTTCCCGGCGGGCATCGCCCAGGGTGAGATGCCGCCGCTCTTCGTGCTCGGCGCGGACGGCGAGCCGCAGATCGTCAACAGCCGCATTCACCGGAACGTGCTGATCGTGGACCGCCTCTTCGGTGCGGCGGAGCTCCGGCTGGGCGCAGGAGACCGCCAGCAGGTGGTCCGGATCGTGCGCATGGAGGAGCGCGAGGCGGATGCGCGGGCGGAGGGGATGCGCGAAGGGGAGGGGCGTCATGAGTGA
- the trbF gene encoding conjugal transfer protein TrbF, whose amino-acid sequence MNLFRRSATHYGKTPQPETPYQRAAQVWDERIGSARVQARNWRYMAFGSLILAAGFAGALVWQSARGTVVPWVVQVDSLGEAQAVAPASADYEPTDPQIAFHLGRFIEQVRSIPADPIIVRQNWLRAYEFTTDRGAAALNDFARANDPFTRVGRQQIAVEVSSVIRASPGSFRVAWTERHYENGQLSATERWTAILTVVIQTPRSAERLRANPLGIYVNAISWSREMSQ is encoded by the coding sequence ATGAACCTCTTCAGGCGTTCCGCCACGCACTATGGCAAGACACCTCAACCAGAAACGCCTTACCAGAGGGCTGCGCAGGTCTGGGATGAGCGTATCGGCTCCGCCCGTGTTCAGGCCCGCAACTGGCGCTACATGGCCTTCGGCAGCCTGATCCTCGCGGCGGGTTTTGCCGGCGCCCTGGTCTGGCAATCCGCGCGTGGCACCGTCGTGCCCTGGGTCGTTCAGGTCGACTCGCTCGGCGAGGCCCAGGCTGTCGCCCCGGCTTCCGCCGACTACGAGCCGACCGATCCGCAGATCGCCTTCCATCTCGGCCGTTTCATCGAACAGGTCCGGTCGATCCCCGCCGATCCGATTATCGTGCGGCAGAACTGGTTGCGCGCCTATGAGTTCACCACGGATCGCGGCGCGGCCGCGCTTAACGACTTCGCTCGCGCCAACGACCCGTTCACACGCGTCGGTCGCCAACAGATCGCTGTCGAGGTGTCCTCTGTCATCCGGGCCTCGCCGGGATCGTTCCGCGTCGCCTGGACCGAGCGCCACTACGAGAACGGCCAGCTTTCCGCGACCGAGCGCTGGACCGCGATCCTGACCGTCGTGATCCAGACCCCGCGTAGCGCCGAGCGCCTGCGCGCCAACCCCCTCGGAATCTATGTCAATGCGATCTCCTGGTCGCGGGAGATGAGCCAATGA
- the trbL gene encoding P-type conjugative transfer protein TrbL — MGGTGVIDNFLGIFTSYIDSGFGLLGGEVAFIATTLIVIDVTLAALFWAWGADDDIIARLVKKTLFVGVFAYIISNWNNLARIVFESFAGLGLMASGTGFSAADLLRPGRVAQTGLEAGRPLLESISDLMGWVAVFENLVQILCLFFAWALVILAFFILAVQLFVTLIEFKLTTLAGFVLIPFGLFGKTAFMAERVLGNVISSGIKVLVLAVIIGIGSTLFGQFTAGFGGVTPTIDDAMAIVLAALSLLGLGIFGPGIASGLVSGGPQLSAGAAIGTGLAVGGAAIGAGGASMLAARGAGSALSGGAALARGGAAAAGAASSAYTLGSMGGGGLAGGTAGVARAGAAAAASPLKKASSRAAGGIQSSYAEGVKGGVAATGGTTSMGTVGGGAPEPSSGPSASDGPPAWAKRMRHSQAMSHGVRAAAHAVRSGDSHGSGTSVNLSERDRS, encoded by the coding sequence ATGGGTGGAACCGGCGTCATCGACAACTTCCTGGGCATCTTCACCAGCTATATCGACAGCGGGTTTGGGCTGCTCGGGGGTGAGGTGGCCTTCATCGCTACCACGCTGATCGTGATCGACGTGACGCTGGCGGCCTTGTTCTGGGCCTGGGGCGCCGATGACGACATCATCGCCCGGCTGGTGAAGAAGACACTCTTCGTCGGGGTCTTCGCCTATATCATTTCCAACTGGAACAACCTCGCCCGGATCGTCTTCGAGAGCTTCGCGGGCCTTGGTCTGATGGCCTCGGGCACCGGGTTTTCCGCCGCCGATCTTCTGCGCCCCGGCCGTGTCGCCCAGACCGGGCTCGAGGCCGGACGACCGCTGCTCGAAAGCATTTCCGATCTGATGGGCTGGGTCGCGGTCTTCGAGAATCTCGTCCAGATCCTCTGCCTGTTCTTTGCCTGGGCGCTGGTGATCCTCGCCTTCTTCATCCTCGCGGTGCAGCTCTTCGTCACCCTGATCGAGTTCAAGCTCACGACCCTCGCGGGCTTCGTGCTGATCCCCTTCGGCCTCTTCGGCAAGACCGCCTTCATGGCCGAGCGCGTGCTGGGCAACGTGATTTCCTCCGGCATCAAGGTTTTGGTGCTGGCCGTGATCATCGGCATCGGATCGACGCTCTTCGGCCAGTTCACCGCGGGCTTCGGAGGCGTGACGCCGACCATCGATGACGCCATGGCGATTGTTCTGGCTGCCCTGTCTCTGCTGGGCCTCGGAATATTCGGCCCGGGCATCGCCTCAGGTCTGGTGTCCGGCGGGCCGCAACTCAGCGCGGGTGCCGCCATAGGCACCGGCCTTGCCGTTGGTGGTGCTGCGATCGGGGCCGGAGGGGCGAGCATGCTCGCAGCACGCGGAGCCGGATCTGCACTCTCCGGAGGCGCCGCCCTCGCACGCGGCGGCGCGGCCGCGGCGGGCGCTGCCTCGAGCGCCTACACGCTCGGCTCGATGGGCGGAGGAGGTCTCGCCGGCGGGACGGCTGGTGTAGCGCGCGCCGGGGCCGCTGCCGCGGCATCACCGCTCAAGAAAGCGTCCTCTCGCGCGGCTGGCGGGATTCAGTCCAGCTACGCCGAGGGCGTCAAGGGCGGTGTTGCGGCGACGGGCGGAACCACCTCGATGGGCACGGTCGGCGGAGGGGCGCCCGAGCCTTCTTCCGGTCCGTCCGCCTCCGATGGCCCGCCAGCCTGGGCCAAGCGCATGCGCCATAGCCAGGCGATGAGCCATGGTGTGCGCGCTGCCGCCCATGCCGTCCGGTCGGGCGACAGCCACGGCTCGGGCACCTCCGTCAATCTCTCCGAAAGGGATCGCTCATGA
- the trbK-alt gene encoding putative entry exclusion protein TrbK-alt, with translation MEGKVLARIAAIVFVAIAIAATVIEMTRKEAPVPASTAPALQPSADPLRATLRRCQQLGEAASSDADCLAAWAESRDWFLGRTPAPDAPQRPGDQ, from the coding sequence ATGGAGGGGAAGGTGCTGGCCCGGATCGCGGCCATCGTGTTCGTGGCGATCGCGATCGCAGCCACGGTGATCGAGATGACACGCAAGGAGGCTCCCGTGCCGGCCAGCACCGCGCCCGCGCTCCAGCCGTCTGCCGATCCTCTCCGCGCTACGCTGCGCCGGTGCCAGCAGCTTGGCGAGGCCGCTTCCAGCGATGCCGATTGCCTCGCCGCATGGGCCGAGAGCCGTGACTGGTTCCTCGGTCGGACGCCTGCACCCGACGCGCCGCAGCGTCCGGGAGATCAGTGA
- the trbJ gene encoding P-type conjugative transfer protein TrbJ, protein MTRKITFRSAGTSLLALALAMPMAMSPIAAPPAQALFGIGGGPFIVYDPTNHAENLLTAARALEQINNQIAQLQNEAQMLINQARNLANLPYSALQQIQQNVSRTQQLLAQAQNIAFDVQSIDQMFQQDYGNLSLAATDQQLIAEARSRWENTVGGLQDAMRVQAGVVGNIDANRAEMSALVGQSQNAVGALQATQAGNQLLALQSQQLSDVIAVISANGRANALTEAERATAAEQGRIQRERFLTPGSGYQPGNAQMFN, encoded by the coding sequence ATGACACGCAAGATTACGTTTCGGTCCGCGGGCACTTCGCTGCTCGCCCTCGCGCTGGCGATGCCCATGGCCATGTCGCCCATCGCAGCGCCGCCTGCGCAGGCGCTCTTCGGCATCGGCGGGGGGCCTTTCATCGTCTACGATCCGACCAACCACGCCGAAAATCTCCTGACCGCGGCGCGCGCTCTGGAGCAGATCAACAACCAGATCGCACAGCTCCAGAACGAAGCGCAGATGCTGATCAACCAGGCGCGCAATCTCGCCAACCTGCCGTATTCCGCGCTCCAGCAGATCCAGCAGAACGTCAGCCGCACACAGCAACTCCTGGCGCAGGCGCAGAACATCGCCTTCGACGTGCAGAGCATCGACCAGATGTTCCAGCAGGATTATGGCAACCTTTCCCTGGCGGCGACCGACCAGCAACTGATCGCCGAGGCCCGGTCCCGTTGGGAGAACACCGTCGGTGGCCTCCAGGATGCGATGCGCGTGCAGGCAGGTGTCGTCGGCAATATCGATGCCAACCGCGCAGAGATGTCTGCACTTGTAGGGCAGAGCCAGAACGCGGTCGGTGCTCTTCAGGCCACACAGGCGGGCAACCAGCTCCTCGCACTGCAATCGCAGCAGCTCTCGGACGTGATCGCGGTGATCTCGGCAAACGGCCGCGCCAATGCGCTGACCGAGGCCGAGCGCGCCACTGCTGCGGAACAGGGCCGCATCCAGCGCGAGCGCTTCCTGACGCCGGGTTCGGGCTACCAGCCCGGTAACGCGCAGATGTTCAACTGA
- a CDS encoding VirB3 family type IV secretion system protein, with translation MSVSFEALDAVPGFSVPVHRALTEPILLGGAPRSVAILNGTLAGAVGLGLQLWLVGILIWAVGHIAAVWAARRDPLFVEVARRHLRIPGHLSV, from the coding sequence ATGTCGGTGAGCTTCGAGGCCCTCGACGCGGTGCCGGGGTTCAGCGTGCCGGTTCACCGCGCGCTGACCGAGCCGATCCTCCTCGGCGGAGCCCCGCGCTCAGTCGCCATTCTGAATGGCACACTCGCGGGTGCGGTCGGCCTCGGACTTCAGCTCTGGCTGGTCGGGATCCTGATCTGGGCCGTTGGCCACATCGCTGCTGTCTGGGCGGCCAGGCGCGATCCGCTCTTCGTCGAGGTCGCCCGCCGCCATCTGCGCATTCCCGGTCATCTCTCGGTGTGA
- a CDS encoding TrbC/VirB2 family protein: protein MIRHALRIRQHIATAAAAAYVSLFIAPAAHASGSSMPWEAPLQSILDSVEGPVAKIVAVIIIIVTGLTLAFGDTGGGFRRLIQIVFGISIAFAASSFFLSFFSFGGGALL from the coding sequence ATGATCCGTCACGCCCTGCGCATCCGCCAGCACATCGCTACCGCCGCCGCCGCCGCCTATGTCAGCCTGTTCATCGCTCCGGCTGCCCACGCCTCCGGCTCTTCCATGCCCTGGGAAGCGCCTCTGCAATCCATCCTCGACTCCGTTGAGGGGCCGGTTGCCAAGATCGTGGCGGTGATCATCATCATCGTCACAGGTCTGACGCTGGCCTTCGGCGATACCGGCGGCGGCTTCCGGCGGCTGATCCAGATCGTCTTCGGGATTTCCATCGCCTTTGCGGCCTCGTCCTTCTTCCTGAGCTTCTTCAGCTTCGGTGGCGGGGCGTTGCTCTGA
- the trbB gene encoding P-type conjugative transfer ATPase TrbB encodes MLRTALGPAIAGFLDDPMTVEVMLNPDGRLWVDRLSEGLADSGKTLSAADGERIVRLVAHHVGVEVHGLSPRVSAELPETGERFEGLLPPVVSAPAFAIRKPAVAVFTLDDYSAAGIMTPAQAEALRQAVAARANILVAGGTSTGKTTLTNALLAEVAKTSDRVVIIEDTRELQCSAPNLVAMRTKDGVASLSDLVRSSLRLRPDRIPIGEVRGAEALDLLKAWGTGHPGGIGTIHAGSGIGALRRLEQLIQEAVVTVPRAMIAETIDLVAVLAGRGSARRLVELARVGGLGPDGDYRISSVISDPITTHKPGDPE; translated from the coding sequence ATGCTGCGCACCGCGCTCGGGCCGGCGATCGCCGGGTTTCTGGACGACCCCATGACCGTCGAGGTGATGCTCAACCCCGATGGGCGGCTCTGGGTCGACCGACTTTCCGAGGGGCTGGCCGACAGCGGCAAGACGCTGAGCGCAGCGGACGGCGAGCGTATTGTTCGCCTCGTCGCCCACCATGTTGGCGTCGAAGTTCATGGCCTGTCCCCACGCGTCTCTGCGGAGCTCCCGGAAACCGGCGAGCGCTTCGAGGGACTGCTGCCTCCCGTGGTCTCAGCCCCGGCCTTTGCCATTCGTAAGCCAGCCGTAGCCGTCTTCACGCTCGACGATTACTCCGCCGCCGGGATCATGACCCCTGCGCAGGCCGAGGCGCTGCGGCAGGCGGTTGCGGCACGTGCCAATATCCTGGTGGCGGGGGGCACCTCGACCGGCAAGACCACGCTGACCAATGCGCTGCTCGCCGAAGTGGCCAAGACCTCCGATCGTGTCGTGATCATCGAGGACACCCGAGAGCTGCAATGCTCAGCGCCGAACCTCGTGGCGATGCGCACCAAGGACGGTGTTGCAAGCCTGTCCGATCTGGTTCGATCCTCGCTGCGTCTACGCCCCGATCGTATTCCGATCGGCGAGGTGCGTGGCGCCGAGGCGCTGGACCTTCTCAAGGCCTGGGGCACCGGCCATCCCGGCGGCATCGGCACCATCCATGCCGGATCCGGGATCGGCGCGTTGCGCCGTCTCGAACAGCTCATCCAGGAAGCCGTCGTTACCGTGCCTCGCGCCATGATCGCGGAGACCATCGATCTCGTGGCGGTTCTAGCCGGGCGAGGGTCCGCGCGTCGTCTGGTCGAACTCGCTCGTGTCGGAGGCCTCGGGCCGGACGGCGACTACCGGATTTCATCCGTCATTTCAGACCCCATCACCACTCACAAACCAGGAGACCCCGAATGA